The following proteins are co-located in the Thermococcus alcaliphilus genome:
- a CDS encoding tyrosine-type recombinase/integrase — protein MKGKARDSYLSGEVHVIEKSDVERFLKDYHEVDVSEDTFRKVKKWLYEFLMFLESGKFPKKGTSPGIPRSGAYQVSSEKVQKYIVALKKAGYSTSSMIKRLRYVKKFLRALGINEFDSLFDRELRQLKRSLIFERRVTKKIVTIEDVRRLFKEVEDLHRKRKLSTWKYERMLAFLLLMVSTGRRKEEVARIKVDWIDLENGIVKFPVNETKEGRLLRVTEGYEVSFLTKEAQAFLKYFIKKYDERIQANGGYLFISQGKKDISTIFVNRIMNNYRDRLKFKLSECSENFEIAYLRKFFAEEWDRRVMKKRGSKRGLGLGVYEIVKRQIMGHSLSDVHSLHYANKSEKELKEVYDEIYADVQVLTKEQRRLCGMDNESTKGSNSSRDRGFIGARYRKDGGFPYGGSPFFNFDWVN, from the coding sequence GCGATTCCTGAAGGATTACCACGAGGTTGACGTGTCTGAAGACACTTTCAGAAAGGTTAAAAAATGGTTGTACGAGTTTTTGATGTTTCTTGAAAGTGGAAAGTTCCCCAAAAAGGGGACTAGTCCTGGCATTCCAAGGTCTGGAGCTTACCAGGTTAGCTCGGAGAAAGTACAAAAGTACATCGTTGCACTAAAGAAGGCTGGATATTCCACCAGTTCCATGATCAAGCGATTAAGGTACGTGAAAAAATTTTTGAGAGCTCTGGGCATCAATGAGTTCGATTCTCTTTTCGATAGGGAGCTAAGACAGTTAAAAAGAAGTTTAATCTTTGAAAGAAGGGTAACAAAGAAAATTGTAACTATTGAGGACGTTAGGAGGCTGTTTAAGGAAGTGGAAGACCTTCACCGTAAGAGGAAGCTTTCAACATGGAAATACGAGAGGATGCTTGCTTTCTTGCTCTTGATGGTTTCGACGGGACGGAGGAAAGAGGAAGTAGCGAGAATAAAAGTTGATTGGATTGACCTTGAAAACGGCATAGTCAAGTTTCCAGTGAATGAAACCAAGGAGGGCAGACTCTTAAGAGTAACAGAGGGGTATGAGGTCAGTTTCTTGACTAAAGAGGCTCAAGCATTCTTAAAGTATTTCATCAAAAAGTATGATGAACGTATTCAAGCAAATGGTGGGTATCTCTTTATCAGCCAGGGTAAAAAAGACATTTCGACGATTTTTGTCAATAGGATCATGAACAACTACAGGGATAGGCTGAAATTCAAGTTGAGCGAGTGCAGTGAGAATTTTGAAATTGCATATCTGAGAAAGTTCTTTGCTGAAGAGTGGGATCGTAGGGTAATGAAAAAAAGAGGGAGCAAGAGAGGATTGGGTTTGGGTGTTTATGAGATCGTCAAAAGGCAGATCATGGGGCATTCACTAAGTGACGTCCACAGCCTCCACTATGCCAACAAATCTGAAAAAGAACTTAAGGAGGTTTATGATGAGATTTATGCAGACGTCCAGGTTCTCACAAAGGAACAGAGGCGTCTCTGTGGTATGGATAATGAGTCAACGAAAGGCTCAAATTCTTCTCGTGACAGAGGATTCATTGGAGCGAGATACCGTAAAGATGGGGGGTTCCCTTATGGGGGATCCCCATTTTTTAATTTTGATTGGGTTAACTAG